The following coding sequences lie in one Thermoplasmata archaeon genomic window:
- a CDS encoding NUDIX hydrolase yields MQARNEFPERPVPAVSALVFREGTVLLVKRRDEPRKGLWSPPGGSLELGETVEAAAARETLEETGVVVRPVRVVDVRDVILKEPDGRVRWHYVLFGVLAEYVSGEPFPASDAENARFLPLQELGEYDVADSARELLERVAGMRSP; encoded by the coding sequence GTGCAAGCGCGCAATGAGTTCCCGGAACGGCCCGTGCCCGCGGTGAGCGCCCTCGTCTTCCGGGAAGGCACCGTGCTTCTCGTGAAGCGGCGGGATGAGCCCCGGAAGGGGCTGTGGAGCCCGCCCGGCGGCTCCCTGGAGCTGGGGGAGACCGTGGAGGCCGCGGCAGCGCGGGAGACGCTCGAGGAGACCGGAGTCGTCGTGCGTCCGGTCCGGGTGGTCGACGTGCGCGACGTGATCCTGAAGGAGCCGGACGGGCGGGTGCGCTGGCACTACGTGCTCTTCGGCGTCCTCGCGGAGTACGTCTCCGGGGAACCTTTCCCGGCGAGCGACGCGGAGAACGCGCGCTTCCTGCCGCTCCAGGAGCTGGGCGAGTACGACGTCGCGGACTCCGCGCGCGAACTTCTGGAGCGGGTGGCGGGGATGCGATCCCCGTGA